A genomic segment from Solenopsis invicta isolate M01_SB chromosome 5, UNIL_Sinv_3.0, whole genome shotgun sequence encodes:
- the LOC105204964 gene encoding uncharacterized protein LOC105204964 isoform X2, with translation MPRCIAPGCTSGYDSNKEKVHFFYVPKDENMIKLWQSALKRKDFIVKAKQPVCEKHFLHTDILWNRTICDDKGHILGVSAQFKVPRLCKGAIPSIFPWTEETEKTQINIQKENKSKIEDVLNTEVSNIDGYNGENKNLTSLSFNDIINIVDNKHLHIPPQWTYTTSTTYMKHFNKNIKLLIFYLPMVSTIKNYEDNCNIYLQKEVILKENMLLEINILKQPIIIDIPFDVQIHNIIESVEQLKETLFSVNNLNVCLGAVNVTNEIEEIGYDLAYKDISGTWRHKKCTLIISHLLKICKFCSNIKNSLRRKHYRTKIKSLKRIRLSATTTQNEKKLLLLRKKFYKAEKAKKRNKYVAGKLKKELINCMMKVGETSAKTIEDQLKNKEIPNNQLIVIREIIQATKYSNPTGRKYNEEWILLCMLMRMKSPTTYNFLRDNQILPLPCVRTIQRYLSLIDTPCGFDNKFFEMFKLVLEKKEDKQKHGVILLDEIHLRESIYVNSRKLTYTGLIDFGIDGPQPSNLDEKANYGLVIMFHSIADFYSQPIAVFASRGPVTGEMIAQLVIKAISLLENIGAKIHGVITDGAATNRKFWTAVGVCGKKDNLKNSFDHPTVNGRYVYVFSDTPHLIKTIRNRLYKTPLQLSPEEKLIKWDYFRILHNKDRTLPAEMRVCPRITTNHLELSNVAKMRVLLAVQVFSKSMAYGLRFYKNFLLELQDCDCTANSCDWINDLFDALNQNKDYRRIF, from the exons ATGCCACGGTGTATAGCTCCAGGATGTACCTCTGGGTACgattctaataaagaaaaggTGCATTTCTTCTATGTTCCGAAAGatgaaaatatgataaaactaTGGCAGTCAGCTTTAAAACGAAAAGACTTTATTGTAAAAGCTAAACAACCAGtttgtgaaaaacattttttacatacagACATATTATGGAACCGTACTATTTGTGATGATAAAGGACATATTCTCGGTGTG tcTGCACAATTCAAAGTCCCACGTTTATGTAAAGGTGCAATTCCAAGTATATTTCCTTGGAcagaagaaacagaaaaaacgcaaattaatattcagaaagaaaataaatctaaaattgaaGATGTTTTAAATACTGAAGTATCAAATATCGATGGATATAATGGAGAAAACAAAAATCTAACATCACTATCATTTAATGATATAATCAATATAGTggataataaacatttacatataCCGCCACAATGGACATACACGACATCTACGACATACATGAAACACTTTAATaagaacataaaattattgatattttatttaccaaTGGTTAGTACAATCAAGAATTATGAAGATAATTGCAATATCTATCTGCAAaaagaagttatactcaaaGAAAATATGCTGTTAGAAATAAACATCTTAAAACAGCctattattatagatattccATTTGATGTACAAATACATAACATTATTGAAAGTGTGGAACAAttgaaagaaacattattttcggTGAACAATCTTAACGTATGCTTGGGTGCTGTTAATGTAACTAATGAAATTGAAGAAATAGGATATGATCTGGCTTACAAAGACATCTCTGGCACGTGGAGACACAagaaatgtacattaattatatcacatttattaaagatatgTAAGTTTtgttctaatataaaaaattcgttAAGACGAAAGCACTATCGAACAAAAATCAAGTCACTTAAAAGAATTAGATTGTCAGCGACTACTACacaaaatgaaaagaaattgttattGTTACGGAAGAAATTTTACAAGGCAGAAAAAGCgaagaaaagaaacaaatatgTAGCAGGCAAGTTGAAAAAAGAGCTTATAAATTGTATGATGAAAGTTGGAGAAACATCTGCGAAAACCATAGAAGATcaattaaagaataaagaaattcCTAACAACCAACTTATTGTAATACGTGAAATAATACAAgccacaaaatattcaaatccAACAGGTCGCAAATATAATGAGGAGTGGATTTTATTATGCATGTTAATGCGTATGAAGTCACCTactacatataattttttgcgaGATAATCAAATATTACCTCTTCCATGCGTGAGAACTATACAAAG gtACCTTTCTCTAATAGATACTCCGTGTGGTTTTgacaacaaattttttgaaatgttcaaattggtattggaaaaaaaagaagataagcAAAAACATGGTGTAATATTGCTCGATGAGATACACCTCAGGGAGAGTATTTATGTTAATTCGAGAAAACTTACATACACTGGATTAATTGATTTTGGCATTGATGGACCACAACCATCAAATCTTGATGAAAAAGCTAATTATGGATTAGTAATAATGTTTCACTCAATAGCGGATTTTTACTCTCAACCGATCGCAGTATTTGCCTCTAGAGGACCAGTAACAGGAGAAATGATTGCACAGCTTGTAATTAAA GCTATttcattattagaaaatattggtGCCAAGATCCATGGAGTGATTACAGATGGTGCAGCCACCAATAGAAAGTTTTGGACTGCAGTAGGCGTATGCGGTAAAAAAGATAacttaaaaaatagttttgatcATCCAACAGTTAATGGACGTTATGTATATGTTTTCTCCGATACGCCACACTTAATTAAGACGATAAGAAATCGTTTATATAAAACACCATTACAg cTCAGTCCGgaggaaaaattaataaaatgggATTATTTCCGAATCTTACATAATAAAGACAGAACATTACCTGCTGAAATGCGGGTATGTCCAAGAATAACAACCAATCATCTAGAACTCAGTAACGTTGCTAAAATGAGAGTGTTACTAGCAGTTCAA GTTTTCAGTAAATCGATGGCCTATGGACTaaggttttataaaaattttttacttgaactACAAGATTGTGATTGTACAGCTAATTCTTGTGATTGGATCAACGATCTCTTTGACGCTTTAAATCAAAACAAAG actaTAGaagaatcttttaa
- the LOC105204964 gene encoding uncharacterized protein LOC105204964 isoform X1, which produces MPRCIAPGCTSGYDSNKEKVHFFYVPKDENMIKLWQSALKRKDFIVKAKQPVCEKHFLHTDILWNRTICDDKGHILGVSAQFKVPRLCKGAIPSIFPWTEETEKTQINIQKENKSKIEDVLNTEVSNIDGYNGENKNLTSLSFNDIINIVDNKHLHIPPQWTYTTSTTYMKHFNKNIKLLIFYLPMVSTIKNYEDNCNIYLQKEVILKENMLLEINILKQPIIIDIPFDVQIHNIIESVEQLKETLFSVNNLNVCLGAVNVTNEIEEIGYDLAYKDISGTWRHKKCTLIISHLLKICKFCSNIKNSLRRKHYRTKIKSLKRIRLSATTTQNEKKLLLLRKKFYKAEKAKKRNKYVAGKLKKELINCMMKVGETSAKTIEDQLKNKEIPNNQLIVIREIIQATKYSNPTGRKYNEEWILLCMLMRMKSPTTYNFLRDNQILPLPCVRTIQRYLSLIDTPCGFDNKFFEMFKLVLEKKEDKQKHGVILLDEIHLRESIYVNSRKLTYTGLIDFGIDGPQPSNLDEKANYGLVIMFHSIADFYSQPIAVFASRGPVTGEMIAQLVIKAISLLENIGAKIHGVITDGAATNRKFWTAVGVCGKKDNLKNSFDHPTVNGRYVYVFSDTPHLIKTIRNRLYKTPLQLSPEEKLIKWDYFRILHNKDRTLPAEMRVCPRITTNHLELSNVAKMRVLLAVQVFSKSMAYGLRFYKNFLLELQDCDCTANSCDWINDLFDALNQNKGLKIEDKYYKVNSTLKNY; this is translated from the exons ATGCCACGGTGTATAGCTCCAGGATGTACCTCTGGGTACgattctaataaagaaaaggTGCATTTCTTCTATGTTCCGAAAGatgaaaatatgataaaactaTGGCAGTCAGCTTTAAAACGAAAAGACTTTATTGTAAAAGCTAAACAACCAGtttgtgaaaaacattttttacatacagACATATTATGGAACCGTACTATTTGTGATGATAAAGGACATATTCTCGGTGTG tcTGCACAATTCAAAGTCCCACGTTTATGTAAAGGTGCAATTCCAAGTATATTTCCTTGGAcagaagaaacagaaaaaacgcaaattaatattcagaaagaaaataaatctaaaattgaaGATGTTTTAAATACTGAAGTATCAAATATCGATGGATATAATGGAGAAAACAAAAATCTAACATCACTATCATTTAATGATATAATCAATATAGTggataataaacatttacatataCCGCCACAATGGACATACACGACATCTACGACATACATGAAACACTTTAATaagaacataaaattattgatattttatttaccaaTGGTTAGTACAATCAAGAATTATGAAGATAATTGCAATATCTATCTGCAAaaagaagttatactcaaaGAAAATATGCTGTTAGAAATAAACATCTTAAAACAGCctattattatagatattccATTTGATGTACAAATACATAACATTATTGAAAGTGTGGAACAAttgaaagaaacattattttcggTGAACAATCTTAACGTATGCTTGGGTGCTGTTAATGTAACTAATGAAATTGAAGAAATAGGATATGATCTGGCTTACAAAGACATCTCTGGCACGTGGAGACACAagaaatgtacattaattatatcacatttattaaagatatgTAAGTTTtgttctaatataaaaaattcgttAAGACGAAAGCACTATCGAACAAAAATCAAGTCACTTAAAAGAATTAGATTGTCAGCGACTACTACacaaaatgaaaagaaattgttattGTTACGGAAGAAATTTTACAAGGCAGAAAAAGCgaagaaaagaaacaaatatgTAGCAGGCAAGTTGAAAAAAGAGCTTATAAATTGTATGATGAAAGTTGGAGAAACATCTGCGAAAACCATAGAAGATcaattaaagaataaagaaattcCTAACAACCAACTTATTGTAATACGTGAAATAATACAAgccacaaaatattcaaatccAACAGGTCGCAAATATAATGAGGAGTGGATTTTATTATGCATGTTAATGCGTATGAAGTCACCTactacatataattttttgcgaGATAATCAAATATTACCTCTTCCATGCGTGAGAACTATACAAAG gtACCTTTCTCTAATAGATACTCCGTGTGGTTTTgacaacaaattttttgaaatgttcaaattggtattggaaaaaaaagaagataagcAAAAACATGGTGTAATATTGCTCGATGAGATACACCTCAGGGAGAGTATTTATGTTAATTCGAGAAAACTTACATACACTGGATTAATTGATTTTGGCATTGATGGACCACAACCATCAAATCTTGATGAAAAAGCTAATTATGGATTAGTAATAATGTTTCACTCAATAGCGGATTTTTACTCTCAACCGATCGCAGTATTTGCCTCTAGAGGACCAGTAACAGGAGAAATGATTGCACAGCTTGTAATTAAA GCTATttcattattagaaaatattggtGCCAAGATCCATGGAGTGATTACAGATGGTGCAGCCACCAATAGAAAGTTTTGGACTGCAGTAGGCGTATGCGGTAAAAAAGATAacttaaaaaatagttttgatcATCCAACAGTTAATGGACGTTATGTATATGTTTTCTCCGATACGCCACACTTAATTAAGACGATAAGAAATCGTTTATATAAAACACCATTACAg cTCAGTCCGgaggaaaaattaataaaatgggATTATTTCCGAATCTTACATAATAAAGACAGAACATTACCTGCTGAAATGCGGGTATGTCCAAGAATAACAACCAATCATCTAGAACTCAGTAACGTTGCTAAAATGAGAGTGTTACTAGCAGTTCAA GTTTTCAGTAAATCGATGGCCTATGGACTaaggttttataaaaattttttacttgaactACAAGATTGTGATTGTACAGCTAATTCTTGTGATTGGATCAACGATCTCTTTGACGCTTTAAATCAAAACAAAGGTTTGAAGATTGAAGATAAATACTACAAAGTTaattcaactttaaaaaattattaa
- the LOC105204962 gene encoding eukaryotic translation elongation factor 1 epsilon-1 isoform X1 gives MGLCNIECVERVARYLDVPEKLFLDKNIVKSVQNVSSFSTTVQTLVRSSNYSSALLDNKKEIRALIQQWLEYIVICMNHADVPANAKKVLNDFVIGQANLKIKKTNASELNTVLKDLTYICGTKKTIADIVLYYVLYSVMNELNLQQKAQYVHVSRWFDNIQQEEKLRQELDLICFNLLHIFL, from the exons atggGTCTGTGTAATATCGAATGTGTTGAAAGAGTAGCACGATATCTCGATGTTCCAGAAAAGCTATTTCTTGATAAAAAC ATAGTTAAATCTGTGCAGAATGTTTCAAGCTTTAGCACTACTGTGCAAACGCTTGTAAGAAGTTCAAATTATTCCAGTGCACTTCTGGATAACAAGAAAGAAATACGAGCATTAATACAGCAATGGTTAGAATACATTGTAATCTGTATGAATCATGCAGATGTTCCTGCGAATGCCAAAAAGGTATTAAAt gattttgtgattgGTCAAGCCaatttgaagataaaaaaaacgaaTGCATCG GAGCTGAATACAGTATTAAAGGACCTAACATATATATGTGGTACAAAGAAGACAATTGCGGACATTGTGTTGTACTACGTTCTATATTCTGTAATG AATGAATTAAACCTTCAGCAGAAGGCACAATATGTTCACGTATCGAGATGGTTTGACAATATTCAACAAGAAGAGAAATTGAGACAGGAATTAgatttaatatgttttaatttattacatatatttttgtaa
- the LOC105204962 gene encoding eukaryotic translation elongation factor 1 epsilon-1 isoform X2 yields MGLCNIECVERVARYLDVPEKLFLDKNIVKSVQNVSSFSTTVQTLVRSSNYSSALLDNKKEIRALIQQWLEYIVICMNHADVPANAKKVLNELNTVLKDLTYICGTKKTIADIVLYYVLYSVMNELNLQQKAQYVHVSRWFDNIQQEEKLRQELDLICFNLLHIFL; encoded by the exons atggGTCTGTGTAATATCGAATGTGTTGAAAGAGTAGCACGATATCTCGATGTTCCAGAAAAGCTATTTCTTGATAAAAAC ATAGTTAAATCTGTGCAGAATGTTTCAAGCTTTAGCACTACTGTGCAAACGCTTGTAAGAAGTTCAAATTATTCCAGTGCACTTCTGGATAACAAGAAAGAAATACGAGCATTAATACAGCAATGGTTAGAATACATTGTAATCTGTATGAATCATGCAGATGTTCCTGCGAATGCCAAAAAGGTATTAAAt GAGCTGAATACAGTATTAAAGGACCTAACATATATATGTGGTACAAAGAAGACAATTGCGGACATTGTGTTGTACTACGTTCTATATTCTGTAATG AATGAATTAAACCTTCAGCAGAAGGCACAATATGTTCACGTATCGAGATGGTTTGACAATATTCAACAAGAAGAGAAATTGAGACAGGAATTAgatttaatatgttttaatttattacatatatttttgtaa